TGGCGGTGGCACATCCCCATGACGCCGGCAAGGACCTGGAAAGCGGCCGCTGGCAGACTGCGCCCAGCCAAGGAGTTCCCTCATGAAATGGAAGAACCTGATCAAGGTGGCTTTCAAGTCGATCGTCAAGAACAAGATGCGCACCCTGCTGACCATGCTGGGCATCATCATCGGCGTTGCCGCCGTGATCGTCATGGTGGCCATCGGCAAGGGGGCCGAGAAGCGCATTCAGGACCAGATCGCCAGCATGGGCACCAACCTGATCATGATCGTCCCCGGCTCGATGCAGCAGCGGGGCGTGCACATGGGGCCGGACCAGGGGGTGCAGCTGACCCTTGACGACGCCGACAAAGTGAAAAAAAACAGCACCTTGCTGGAAGCCGTCTCGCCGGTGGTGCGCACCGGCGTCCAGGTCATCGGCGGCAGCGGCAACTGGAGCACGGCCGTCTGGGGGGGATCGGAGGAATACCTGAACATTCGCGACTGGAAAATGAGCTCCGGCGATTTTTTTTCCGCCGCTGACGTCCGCGCCCAAAACAAGGTCTGCATCATCGGCCAGACCATCGTGAAAAACCTCTTCGCCAATGAAGATCCGATCGGTCAGCAGATCCGCCTGCGCAACGTCCCGTTCAAAATCATCGGCATTTTAAAGGAGAGGGGCCAGAGCGCCTTCGGCCAGGACCAGGATGACGTGATCATCGCCCCCTACACCACCGTCTACTACCGTCTGAGCGGCGAGCCGCACATCAACCAGATATTGGCCAAGGTCGTCTCA
This Candidatus Aminicenantes bacterium DNA region includes the following protein-coding sequences:
- a CDS encoding ABC transporter permease — encoded protein: MKWKNLIKVAFKSIVKNKMRTLLTMLGIIIGVAAVIVMVAIGKGAEKRIQDQIASMGTNLIMIVPGSMQQRGVHMGPDQGVQLTLDDADKVKKNSTLLEAVSPVVRTGVQVIGGSGNWSTAVWGGSEEYLNIRDWKMSSGDFFSAADVRAQNKVCIIGQTIVKNLFANEDPIGQQIRLRNVPFKIIGILKERGQSAFGQDQDDVIIAPYTTVYYRLSGEPHINQILAKVVSLEQMTQAQAEITAIMREAHKLEEGEDDDFTVRNQTDIASTAQETTQVLTILLASIASISLLVGGIGIMNIMLVSVTERTHEIGIRMAIGARSRDILVQFLIEAIVLSLSGGLIGVLIGFVATWVVHLATEWNTVIAPANVFLSFGFAGAVGVFFGYYPARKAAALNPIEALRYE